The genomic stretch ATAGAATTGTTTTACCGTGTTTTTTGAaagtcattttaaataaataattaatcagtAATTAGCATGATTACTGCCATTTAGTGTTCTCTCATTATTTAggaaatgtttttatttggaattaCCACAATAAACCTTAAGAACCCTAACCCTAACTTTTACTACCCCTCCCTAAACCGCCTCTAACCCTCCGGATTGCCCACAATTATATATCCTTCTACTTTTCGCTCTCATAGTCCCGGATTCCTCATCAGTCATTTATTTAGGAAATAAATTCTGTTTAGTATTCTCTCACGCAGAGTCATTTATTTAggaaagttttattttgaatttactaTAGTAAACCCTAAAAATTGTAACCCTAAATTTCACAACCCCTATATAATAGCCTCTAACCCTCCTGATTTCGCACAAAACTACTCTATTACTTTTCTCTCTTACAGTCCCCGGTTCTTCAGCAGTAAATAATGAGACCTCCAATGGCAAGAGGTATAAAACGAACTCCTTATTTAATCATGATTATAAAATCATGTAACTGTTTGttcctctattttttaatgtttttcttgctttaacCAACGCATAAATTAGTTCATTgccacaattttaaaataatcaaaacataactcgacaatttcatttcttttttccttttgcgtttgttattgaaatattaggACGTGGTGCTGGTCATGGTCGTGGAGCTTTTAGAGCTCAAAACAATGCGGGGAGAGGTGGTCGTGGTGGTGGAGCTTTTAGAGCACAAAACAATGCGGGAAGAGGTTTAGGTGTCCGTGGTCGAGGTCGTGGCGGTGGCCGAGGTGGGGCCAATCATCGTGGAGGGATGAGAGGTGGAAATAAGGCAGTGATAATTCCGCATAGACATGAAGGAGTCTTTATTGCGAAGTCTAAAGATGATGCTCTGCTTACTAAAAGCATGGTCCCTGGTGACACTGTATACAATGAGAAGCGCATCTCTGTtcaggttttcttttcttttctttttttcctcctaAAGTCCCAGCCAtctaatataaattgattttttttcacaatttaacAATATTTGTGTGTTCTTGAATGGCCTCTGTATTTATGTATTTTCTCGTGGGCTTCTTTCAGAATGAAGATGGGACCAAAGTAGAGTACAGGGTTTGGAATCCTTTCCGATCCAAGCTGGGGGCTGCAATTCAGGAGGGTATTGACAATATATGGATTGTAAGTGATTGTTTCCTGGCTCTCtgtaattaattctttcattaAATAGATGGAAATTTGGTTTCTGTCTTACCACTGCTTATTTGTTCATCATACTACCATTTTCAAGGCACCCGGTGCTCGAGTTCTCTACTTGGGAGCTGCTTCAGGAACCTCCGTCTCTCATGTATCCGACATTGTTGGACCTGTAAGTTGGTTGAATATACATGCGCCCTCCCCCCTTCCCTGGGTAGTATATAGACTGTTTCCTTTTAATGTTCTATTAGCTGGAATGATCCTATCCTTTCCCGTCATCTGTGATAGACGGGAGTAGTGTATGCAGTGGAATTTTCTCAAAGAAGTGGGAGGGACTTGGTCAACATGGCTAAAAAGCGAACAAATGTCATGCCCATCATTGAGGATGCTAGACATCCATCAAAGTATCGAATGTTAGTTGGCATGGTAGATGTCATATTTTCAGATGTTGCTCAGCCCGATCAGGTTTGTTCTTCTTGTGCATTTACAGCCTTCATAGTTCAAGATCATGCAAGAACAGATCCCAGTATAAGGATAGCAGATTTGAGCATTATATTACACGTCGAGATCTAGTTTTTTGAGCTAATATGAAGTTTCTCAAATTTGGTTCCCTTCCCTCTTCAATTCGTCTCAAGTTGTTGGGACTTTTCAACTCTTTGGAATGTGGTTAGAAACCCTTGATATTGAGTGCTGTCCTGTCAAGTTTTATTGTTGACAAATtctcctgcttttcaaattATGCATATGACGATGCACTCGGTACCCACTTGATGCAAAATCAACACCGAGTTTCTGATGCAATGCTTAGCAAAAtcttctttcataaaaaaaatgttcacttattttgaaaatttgaactcttcttcttcttcgttccttttccttttcactttcttttttgttaaatggTGCACATTTCTGATCTTGGGTTCTTTTGGTTCTGTGTTATAGAGAGAGTGCAGAACCTCCTGCTTCTCTCGTCAAATTCACTAGAGTTTCTCCAATTTTTTATAGAGAGGATACAGAACCTGCTTCCCGGATcctcttaaatttaaatcatgcaTATGACGATCAGCTAAGCATGCAAATTATGCAACACTAGCTTCTGATGCAATTTCTCGTTTTGTTGGTTCACCAGAAGGCACAATTGGCCCTTTTCTGGTGCGATCACtgagatattttttcaaaagattttaacTTTACACTCATGTTTTTATTCACTTAACATAGTTTCAACATTCGGCTCTTTTCATTCTCATGTGAATCTTTCATGTATATTGTTGTCTTCACAATTTCATTTTGCCAGTGACTTGAAGGATAGCATGGGTTTCAATGCTAAGACATGCATATCGTTGATACAGTTTGGGCACATTCATGCGCAGTTAGGTTATAATAAAGGGTGCTGAAGAAGACAACAGGATACACTTTTTTGTGCTTCTTGACATTTTGGTTCCCTCCGGTTTCCCTTTCAGCATTgctctattattttgatatttttttcctttgcagGCAAGAATATTAGCTTTGAATGCAGCTTATTTCCTCAAAACAGGAGGTCATTTTGTGCTCTCAATAAAGGTTTAATCTAGCATTTAATTGTTCCTCTGCTCTGCGCTTCCTTCCATTACTTAGCCATCTGAAGCAGCTAatagatttcttcttcttcttcttcttctttttgtttttttttgttgaaggcAAATTGCATCAACTCCACCATGCCTGCTGGCAAAGTATACGATAGTGAAGTTGACAGGTTGAGGGCTGATCTGCTGAAGCCTGCAGAGATGGTGACATTAGATCGATTTGAGAGAGACCATGCC from Populus alba chromosome 8, ASM523922v2, whole genome shotgun sequence encodes the following:
- the LOC118058554 gene encoding rRNA 2'-O-methyltransferase fibrillarin 1 isoform X1, giving the protein MRPPMARGRGAGHGRGAFRAQNNAGRGGRGGGAFRAQNNAGRGLGVRGRGRGGGRGGANHRGGMRGGNKAVIIPHRHEGVFIAKSKDDALLTKSMVPGDTVYNEKRISVQNEDGTKVEYRVWNPFRSKLGAAIQEGIDNIWIAPGARVLYLGAASGTSVSHVSDIVGPTGVVYAVEFSQRSGRDLVNMAKKRTNVMPIIEDARHPSKYRMLVGMVDVIFSDVAQPDQARILALNAAYFLKTGGHFVLSIKANCINSTMPAGKVYDSEVDRLRADLLKPAEMVTLDRFERDHACVVGSYRVPKKQKTSA
- the LOC118058554 gene encoding rRNA 2'-O-methyltransferase fibrillarin 1 isoform X2; the encoded protein is MRPPMARGRGAGHGRGAFRAQNNAGRGLGVRGRGRGGGRGGANHRGGMRGGNKAVIIPHRHEGVFIAKSKDDALLTKSMVPGDTVYNEKRISVQNEDGTKVEYRVWNPFRSKLGAAIQEGIDNIWIAPGARVLYLGAASGTSVSHVSDIVGPTGVVYAVEFSQRSGRDLVNMAKKRTNVMPIIEDARHPSKYRMLVGMVDVIFSDVAQPDQARILALNAAYFLKTGGHFVLSIKANCINSTMPAGKVYDSEVDRLRADLLKPAEMVTLDRFERDHACVVGSYRVPKKQKTSA